Proteins encoded by one window of Salarias fasciatus chromosome 1, fSalaFa1.1, whole genome shotgun sequence:
- the LOC115387999 gene encoding lymphocyte-specific protein 1-like: MSESIKRRSSSRQLLQNLIRVTAQRSQEDAEEVERERRRRARDKQRGEEGFSWPEPPQHSDLLHSTESDEELKPSCCLVLEEDEGFSDWSHRLEHRNEQEVQDDCRAKQRRPGAPPGPEKEKQQEKEEEQTEGEELEQSRQSEAAAAAAAARPPEKASSNKKECRTSYSSSVFLTQDARPLHATGRSADRTSYLAAGTMKPRGGTCRVDGELEPEGRSEREDTAVEKPARTLQRDWRPAVTQQSPKEEEEEEEEEEEEEEELNFTGGEEDFHFRREPIHNKEELKEEGHKAQTKRSGEIRDRRTEEVNAESDFSVCSSIDSEEPLNCYGPMSPTFKKLLIQFYPDEANSRVSADGKCTIIERTESLRRSTSNIKKTPPPGPISKIDKKLELYTHALEVSSKEGRSGCQALTDLMSPTEPVAAKKNMFEAREACTQNNISVTPHKDADVLKVGVADLINQWVKGSEDGSRCNSPFKPAESSLGKKYKFVVTGHGKYEKIPIDDGCSDNVSCQSAGPYYEDL, encoded by the exons ATGTCAGAGTCCATCAAgaggagaagctccagcaggcagctgctgcagaacctCATCAG GGTGACGGCTCAGAGGAGCCAGGAGGATgctgaggaggtggagcgggaacggaggaggagagccagggacaagcagagaggagaggaaggctTCTCCTGGCCCGAACCGCCGCAGCACAGCGACCTGCTGCACAGCACCGA GTCTGATGAGGAGCTGAAGCCCAGCTGCTGCTtggttctggaggaggatgaaggctTCAGTGACTGGAGCCACAGGCTGGAGCATCGTAACGAGCAGGAGGTGCAGGATGACTGCAGGGCCAAACAGCGGCGACCCGGAGCGCCACCGGGcccggagaaggagaagcagcaggagaaagaggaggagcagacggagggagaggagctggagcaaAGCAGACagtctgaggctgctgctgctgctgctgctgcaagacCTCCAGAGAAG GCATCCAGCAACAAAAAGGAGTGCAGGACGTCTTACAGCTCATCGGTCTTCCTGACGCAGGACGCCAGGCCTCTTCATGCCACAGGCCGATCAGCTGACAGGACGTCCTACCTGGCAGCAGGGACGATGAAGCCTCG CGGAGGGACCTGCAGGGTGGATGGAGAGCTGGAGCCGGAGgggcggagtgagagagaggacacAGCGGTGGAGAAGCCTGCAAGAACATTACAGAGGGACTGGAGGCCCGCAGTCACTCAACAAAGCcccaaagaggaagaggaggaggaggaggaggaggaggaggaggaggaagagctgaacttcacaggaggagaggaggacttCCACTTTAGGAGGGAGCCGATACACAACAAGGAGGAGTTGAAGGAGGAGGGACACAAGGCACAAACCAAG AGATCAGGGGAGATCAGGGACAGGAGGACCGAGGAGGTGAACGCAGAATCTGACTTCTCGGTCTGCAGCAGCATCGACAGCGAGGAGCCCTTAAACTGCTACGGTCCCATGAGCCCCACATTCAAG AAACTCCTCATCCAGTTCTACCCA gatgaagccaaCAGCCGAGTCTCGGCAGATGGAAAATGCACG ATAATAGAGAGAACAGAGTCTCTGAGGAGAAG CACCAGCAACATAAAGAAGACGCCTCCACCTGGTCCGATTTCCAAAATCGACAAGAAGCTGGAGCTGTACACTCACGCTCTGGAG GTCTCCTCAAAGGAGGGCAGGTCAGGTTGCCAGGCACTGACAGACCTGATGAGTCCCACTGAGCCTGTCGCAGCTAAGAAGAACATGTTTGAAGCTCGAGAGGCCTGTACCCAAAACAACATCTCAGTCACGCCACACAAG GACGCAGATGTTTTAAAAGTTGGTGTGGCTGATCTCATCAACCAGTGGGTGAAAGGAAGTGAAGATGGAAGCAGGTGTAACTCGCCGTTCAAACCTGCA GAGAGCTCCTTGGGTAAAAAATACAAGTTTGTGGTGACAGGTCACGGAAAGTATGAGAAGATTCCCATTGATGACGGCTGCAGTGACAATGTCAGCTGTCAGTCAG